A single genomic interval of Haloplanus sp. GDY1 harbors:
- the aglF gene encoding UTP--glucose-1-phosphate uridylyltransferase AglF, whose amino-acid sequence MKAVVLSAGEGTRLRPLTEDKPKGMVEVDGKPLITHCFDQLIELGADELIVVVGYMKEAIIDHYGDEYEGVPITYTHQREQKGLAHALLTAEKHISDDFMLMLGDNIFQANLQDVVHRQREDRADAAFLVEKVPWEDASRYGVCDTNQYGEITDVVEKPEDPPSNLVMTGFYTFSPAIFHACHLVQPSNRNEYEISDAIDLLIQSGRTIDAIGLNGWRIDVGYPEDREEAERHLSSDTDPDVATTTETADPEGDAIETGG is encoded by the coding sequence ATGAAAGCCGTCGTACTCTCGGCCGGCGAGGGCACGCGCCTCCGGCCGTTGACCGAGGACAAGCCAAAGGGAATGGTCGAAGTCGACGGGAAGCCGCTCATCACCCACTGTTTCGACCAGCTCATCGAGCTTGGCGCGGACGAGCTCATCGTCGTCGTCGGCTATATGAAGGAGGCCATCATCGATCACTACGGCGACGAGTACGAGGGCGTCCCGATCACCTACACCCACCAGCGCGAGCAAAAGGGGCTAGCCCACGCCCTCCTCACGGCCGAGAAGCACATCAGCGACGACTTTATGCTGATGCTCGGCGACAACATCTTCCAGGCGAACCTCCAAGACGTGGTCCACCGCCAGCGCGAGGACCGTGCGGACGCCGCCTTCCTCGTCGAGAAGGTCCCGTGGGAGGACGCCTCCCGCTACGGCGTCTGTGACACCAATCAGTACGGCGAGATCACCGACGTGGTCGAGAAGCCCGAGGACCCCCCGTCGAACCTCGTGATGACCGGCTTCTACACCTTCTCGCCCGCTATCTTCCACGCGTGCCACCTCGTCCAGCCCTCGAACCGCAACGAGTACGAAATAAGCGATGCGATCGACCTCCTCATCCAGTCGGGCCGCACAATCGACGCCATTGGTCTCAACGGCTGGCGGATCGACGTGGGCTATCCCGAGGATCGCGAGGAAGCCGAACGGCATCTCTCCAGCGACACGGATCCGGATGTCGCGACCACGACTGAGACGGCCGACCCAGAGGGCGACGCGATCGAGACGGGCGGCTGA
- a CDS encoding glycosyltransferase family 4 protein — protein MSPEPHIFHLITRLIDGGAVNALVPIATEVDGFDVTVGYGSEVDQHNVEALHEAGVQTKQFPLIRHYNPVTAVGAVFTVARFIDREGFDIVHTHSTEAGIIGRAAARLAGAPHVVHTIHGVPFVEDRNDLLNWFVERCERVAARWTDVQVSIADVIAEEYLSRGIGREEQYSTIRYGIDLDEFRDAEPATDLPGTEPRVLMVGRLAEGKGFDVLLDAAERLEEDVSILIAGDGPLQSDLEKEIYDRDFGDVVHLLGYRTDIPNMMAGSDILVLPSFREGTPLVIIEAMAAGLPVIATNIAGIPELIDDTKTGYLIKPGDASTLASRVDELAQDSDQREMLGHAGQKRSNDFETGRMVSDYQSLYADLVL, from the coding sequence ATGTCGCCGGAACCTCACATCTTTCACCTCATTACCCGACTCATCGACGGGGGAGCAGTCAACGCGCTTGTCCCGATAGCCACCGAGGTCGACGGCTTCGACGTGACCGTCGGATACGGCTCCGAAGTGGATCAACACAACGTTGAGGCGCTTCACGAGGCCGGTGTTCAGACGAAACAGTTCCCGCTGATCCGACACTACAATCCCGTCACAGCCGTCGGCGCGGTGTTCACCGTTGCGCGTTTCATTGATCGGGAGGGATTCGACATCGTACACACTCACAGTACCGAGGCAGGAATTATCGGTCGTGCGGCTGCGCGGCTCGCGGGCGCGCCACACGTGGTTCACACGATCCATGGGGTTCCGTTCGTGGAAGATCGGAACGACCTGTTGAACTGGTTCGTCGAACGATGTGAACGGGTAGCCGCTCGATGGACCGATGTCCAGGTTTCTATCGCCGACGTCATCGCTGAGGAGTACCTCTCCCGCGGAATCGGTCGAGAGGAGCAGTATTCGACGATCCGATATGGTATCGACCTTGACGAGTTTCGAGACGCGGAACCGGCGACGGATCTCCCGGGGACGGAACCTCGCGTCTTGATGGTTGGGCGGCTCGCGGAAGGCAAGGGGTTCGACGTCTTACTCGATGCTGCTGAACGACTTGAAGAAGACGTTTCGATACTGATCGCTGGTGACGGTCCGTTACAGAGTGATCTCGAAAAAGAGATCTACGACCGGGATTTCGGTGATGTCGTTCATCTACTCGGCTATCGAACTGACATACCCAATATGATGGCGGGCTCCGATATTCTTGTCCTCCCATCTTTCCGTGAAGGCACTCCGCTCGTGATCATCGAAGCGATGGCGGCCGGACTTCCGGTTATTGCGACGAACATTGCGGGAATCCCGGAACTCATCGACGACACGAAGACCGGCTACCTCATTAAGCCGGGTGATGCGAGTACGTTGGCTTCTCGAGTGGATGAACTCGCCCAAGACTCGGACCAACGTGAGATGTTGGGTCACGCCGGTCAGAAGCGATCGAATGATTTTGAGACTGGACGAATGGTGTCTGATTATCAGTCTTTGTACGCTGATCTAGTGTTATGA